In a single window of the Niabella ginsenosidivorans genome:
- a CDS encoding glycosyltransferase — MKFAMIASHYVPIRDASSLRIHSYCKSLAEAGHQVSVLIVYPSLTDIPKSGNFEGVNYHYISPKSYYTRNILYKFFYRLSGLLFIRKFTRKNKIDAILSYHDNILTNCFLKFFVSFTSVPYIIDKTEYPYGYFNKSWLQKKIIDFNLRLFSGIIVITKELKTFYSRFSSSIFLLPMTIAPDRFQGISKTPSPYPYIALTFGTHNRDGLFESVIAYNSYCKLIQDSPFLLYLVGDFEKLCEKFPACLGIRTYIHENGLDNYVQILGKQPIDTVPTILISANCLLTTPAKFSSGGFPTKLGEYLLSSVPVVATNAGEISDYVTNGYDILLSKVGDLDDVAKNILFVHQHPKEANIIGKNGMRTAKEKFNAATYTDALVKFIISLKEMK, encoded by the coding sequence ATGAAATTCGCAATGATAGCATCCCATTATGTTCCTATAAGAGATGCATCTTCTCTAAGGATTCATAGCTATTGTAAATCACTGGCAGAGGCTGGTCATCAAGTCAGTGTTTTAATTGTCTATCCTTCTCTAACTGACATACCAAAATCAGGAAATTTCGAAGGAGTCAATTATCATTATATTTCTCCCAAAAGCTATTATACAAGAAATATACTTTACAAATTTTTTTATAGGTTATCTGGATTGCTTTTTATTCGAAAATTTACTAGGAAAAATAAAATTGACGCCATCTTATCTTATCATGATAATATTCTCACAAACTGTTTTCTGAAATTCTTTGTGTCATTTACGTCTGTTCCATATATAATTGATAAAACAGAATATCCATATGGATATTTCAATAAATCATGGCTTCAAAAAAAAATAATCGATTTTAATTTGCGGTTATTTAGTGGAATTATTGTCATCACCAAAGAGTTAAAAACATTCTATTCAAGGTTTTCTAGTAGTATATTTTTATTACCCATGACAATCGCGCCTGATCGATTTCAAGGTATTAGTAAAACTCCTAGCCCTTACCCATATATAGCTTTAACATTCGGAACTCATAATAGAGATGGATTGTTTGAAAGTGTAATTGCATATAACAGCTATTGCAAACTTATACAAGATAGCCCATTCTTATTATACTTAGTAGGTGATTTTGAGAAACTCTGTGAAAAATTTCCAGCTTGTTTGGGAATAAGAACATATATTCATGAAAATGGTCTTGATAATTATGTTCAAATATTAGGAAAACAACCCATAGATACAGTACCAACAATTTTAATCTCCGCAAATTGCCTATTAACAACCCCTGCTAAATTTTCGTCCGGTGGTTTTCCAACTAAACTAGGAGAATACCTACTTTCAAGTGTTCCTGTAGTAGCAACAAACGCGGGAGAAATATCAGACTATGTTACAAATGGCTATGATATTCTATTATCCAAGGTAGGAGATCTGGATGATGTTGCTAAGAATATCTTATTTGTGCACCAGCATCCTAAAGAAGCAAACATAATAGGAAAAAATGGAATGCGGACTGCCAAAGAGAAGTTTAATGCAGCAACATACACGGATGCATTAGTTAAATTTATTATTTCTTTAAAAGAAATGAAATGA
- a CDS encoding EpsG family protein has product MIINFIIITLFILCILFPKSKFIAFIAFLFMWQLWGWNSWNGDYNSYRLLYETIGRFGISSSDIEVGYAFMNKISYNLGLSFQNFMGVFSFIVLGLTYLFISRSPYPAILAMLYFLIFIMEFVFMRNYMADTFFLLFLGVVMGSAKQKKIKSFFLLGLALLFHNTAIVYFAFLIVFIDKIKPRKLFYIVASVVLVLFTSLTFFLSFISSTTINSKIAYYYTDASPIGPAIGHLLIVSSLAFFISYSKKYLSSLPAKVQENTTLFTKVNIISLIYIPLYFFLPNFSRFFKVLFVINLFYILYLIFFYQRRNYRSMLVTILVAVYLIIIYQFSYSTLDYTYYPLINSNLIYSDI; this is encoded by the coding sequence ATGATTATAAATTTTATAATAATAACGCTATTTATTTTGTGTATTTTGTTTCCAAAATCCAAATTCATTGCATTTATTGCTTTCTTATTTATGTGGCAGCTTTGGGGATGGAATAGTTGGAATGGTGATTATAATAGCTATAGACTACTTTATGAGACAATTGGAAGGTTCGGAATTTCCAGCAGTGATATAGAAGTAGGTTATGCATTCATGAATAAAATAAGTTATAATCTTGGGCTGTCTTTTCAAAACTTTATGGGTGTTTTTTCTTTTATAGTTTTGGGATTAACATATCTATTTATTTCCAGATCGCCATATCCTGCAATTCTCGCAATGCTCTATTTCCTTATTTTTATTATGGAATTCGTATTTATGCGCAACTATATGGCTGATACTTTCTTTTTATTATTCTTAGGAGTTGTGATGGGTTCGGCAAAACAGAAAAAAATTAAATCTTTTTTCCTTTTAGGTTTAGCATTACTGTTTCATAACACTGCTATCGTTTATTTTGCTTTTTTGATAGTATTTATTGATAAGATTAAGCCCAGAAAGCTCTTTTATATTGTCGCTTCCGTTGTGTTGGTTCTTTTTACTTCTCTAACTTTCTTTCTTTCTTTTATTAGTAGCACCACCATTAATTCAAAAATAGCTTATTATTATACTGATGCAAGCCCCATCGGGCCAGCTATAGGGCATTTATTAATCGTATCATCACTAGCATTCTTCATTTCATATTCAAAAAAATATCTATCATCCCTACCTGCTAAAGTTCAAGAAAATACAACTTTGTTTACAAAAGTTAACATAATTTCCTTAATCTATATTCCACTGTACTTTTTTCTTCCTAATTTCAGTAGGTTCTTTAAGGTGTTGTTTGTAATAAATCTATTTTATATTCTATATCTAATTTTCTTTTATCAAAGACGGAATTATAGATCTATGTTAGTAACGATACTGGTTGCTGTTTATCTAATTATTATATATCAATTCTCTTATAGCACACTTGATTATACCTATTACCCTTTAATCAATTCGAATTTAATTTATAGCGATATATGA
- a CDS encoding oligosaccharide flippase family protein, translated as MIKTVYSFRKNIKDRAFAQTSYLLISTVLGIILGVISTSLLTRVLGKEQYGNYALIFNIFSFCQIIFSFGVFHSISRLVAITNDPKKVRGYYLAGCFLVLLLFVIMSIALIFYAYFSKSIAKSNLTGILLISIPLSWVYLLTNLNESFLQGDNKINLLSMSRFLPKVYFTLTLAIVYFCSLRADLISMILINYFTFILAYAYIFIKTKPTKSNFKRRLLEIFSATKRFGFDIYFGALVASGSGSLSGILISQFGVNNIEVGYYTLATFLSSPLTLVPNIIATVQFKSFSKSNKISRNLTLTMLGISLSLFIAIVLSAKFVILLVFGKDFINAIDILKYLSIGYVLYGIGDYYNRFLLAKGKGKELRNASFYVGITLLIANVAFIKLFGGQGAAIARIVSGLMYTFVILYYYKRETNT; from the coding sequence ATGATTAAAACTGTATATTCTTTTCGCAAGAACATTAAGGACAGAGCTTTTGCTCAGACCTCTTATTTACTGATTTCAACAGTACTGGGTATTATTTTAGGAGTAATCTCGACCTCTTTACTGACTCGGGTTCTAGGAAAGGAACAATATGGAAATTATGCACTAATTTTCAATATTTTTAGTTTTTGCCAGATAATTTTTAGTTTTGGAGTATTTCATTCAATATCCCGATTAGTTGCAATTACAAATGATCCCAAGAAAGTTCGTGGGTATTATTTAGCAGGGTGTTTTTTAGTGCTATTACTTTTTGTTATTATGTCGATAGCACTAATTTTTTATGCGTATTTCTCAAAAAGTATTGCTAAAAGTAATTTAACTGGAATTTTGTTGATCTCTATTCCACTTTCGTGGGTATATCTTTTAACAAATCTTAATGAAAGCTTTCTTCAAGGAGACAATAAAATCAACTTATTGTCAATGTCTAGATTTCTTCCAAAGGTTTATTTTACTCTTACTTTAGCTATTGTTTATTTTTGTTCCTTGCGGGCTGACTTAATTTCAATGATCTTAATAAATTATTTTACTTTTATATTAGCATATGCTTATATTTTTATTAAGACAAAGCCCACGAAAAGCAATTTCAAAAGGAGGCTATTAGAAATTTTTTCGGCAACCAAACGATTCGGTTTTGATATTTATTTTGGCGCTTTAGTAGCATCTGGAAGTGGAAGCTTATCTGGGATTCTGATAAGTCAATTTGGAGTTAATAATATTGAGGTAGGCTATTATACATTAGCCACCTTTTTGTCATCGCCTTTAACATTAGTTCCCAATATAATAGCTACCGTGCAATTTAAAAGCTTTTCAAAAAGCAATAAGATTAGTAGGAATTTAACATTAACAATGTTAGGTATCAGTTTATCTCTTTTTATTGCAATAGTCCTCTCAGCAAAATTTGTTATCCTATTAGTATTTGGAAAAGATTTTATTAATGCAATTGACATATTAAAATATTTATCAATTGGCTACGTACTATATGGCATTGGCGACTACTATAATAGGTTCTTATTAGCAAAAGGAAAAGGAAAAGAATTAAGAAATGCATCATTTTATGTAGGAATCACCTTGTTAATTGCAAATGTTGCCTTCATTAAACTATTTGGTGGGCAGGGGGCGGCAATTGCAAGAATTGTCTCGGGATTAATGTATACTTTCGTAATTCTATACTATTATAAACGAGAAACAAATACATGA
- a CDS encoding nucleotide sugar dehydrogenase, which produces MKKNIAVIGLGYVGLPLARLFATKYPVVGFDINKNRISELNNGHDHTLEVEDSVLKSVLKSSPSFKQTGLYCSTDLNDIMDANIYIVTVPTPVDKNNRPDLTPLYKASETVGKVLKKGDIVIYESTVYPGVTEEECVPVLEKVSGLKFNKDFYAGYSPERINPGDKEHTVEKIMKVTSGSTPEIGVIVNDLYKSVITAGTHLAPTIKVAEAAKVIENSQRDINIAFVNELAKIFNLLNIDTHAVLEAAGTKWNFLAFRPGLVGGHCIGVDPYYLAQKAQEQGYHPEIILAGRRLNDSMGEYIASQVVKAMIKKGINVNGSDVLMLGITFKENCPDVRNTKIVDVIKALINYGINVEIHDPWANITEVKHEYNIDCLSELPKKSFDAVVLGVAHQEFLTMDIEKLKKKNGIIYDVKGQLKNASVDMKL; this is translated from the coding sequence ATGAAAAAAAATATTGCAGTAATAGGATTAGGATACGTTGGTCTCCCTCTAGCTCGTTTATTTGCTACAAAATATCCAGTTGTGGGATTCGATATCAATAAGAACCGGATAAGCGAACTTAACAATGGCCATGATCATACCCTAGAGGTAGAAGATTCAGTTTTAAAATCGGTATTAAAGAGTAGTCCTTCTTTTAAACAGACCGGGCTCTATTGCTCTACTGACTTGAATGATATTATGGATGCCAATATTTACATTGTCACTGTGCCAACCCCGGTAGATAAAAATAACCGGCCGGACCTCACCCCTCTTTATAAAGCCAGTGAAACAGTAGGAAAGGTCTTAAAAAAAGGAGACATAGTCATCTATGAATCTACAGTATATCCAGGAGTAACAGAGGAGGAATGTGTGCCGGTGCTGGAAAAAGTATCTGGTCTAAAATTCAATAAAGATTTCTACGCAGGTTACTCTCCCGAACGTATCAATCCTGGTGATAAAGAACATACAGTGGAAAAAATAATGAAAGTGACATCTGGTAGCACCCCTGAAATTGGGGTTATAGTTAATGATCTATATAAATCAGTGATTACCGCCGGAACACACCTTGCTCCCACGATTAAAGTTGCAGAAGCTGCAAAGGTAATTGAGAATTCCCAACGGGATATTAACATTGCATTTGTAAATGAATTAGCAAAAATTTTTAATCTCCTTAATATCGACACTCATGCTGTATTAGAAGCAGCTGGAACCAAATGGAACTTTTTGGCGTTCAGACCTGGGCTCGTTGGAGGACACTGTATAGGGGTTGACCCTTACTATTTAGCACAAAAAGCGCAGGAACAAGGTTATCATCCAGAAATTATTCTGGCAGGTCGTCGTTTGAATGATTCTATGGGAGAATATATAGCCTCACAAGTAGTAAAAGCGATGATTAAAAAAGGAATTAACGTTAATGGGTCAGACGTTTTGATGCTGGGAATTACTTTTAAAGAAAACTGCCCGGATGTAAGAAATACAAAAATTGTAGATGTTATAAAAGCCTTAATCAACTATGGAATAAACGTGGAAATTCACGACCCTTGGGCCAATATTACAGAAGTTAAGCACGAATATAATATTGATTGTTTAAGTGAATTACCTAAGAAATCCTTTGATGCGGTTGTTCTGGGAGTTGCTCATCAAGAGTTCTTAACCATGGACATAGAAAAATTGAAAAAGAAAAATGGAATAATTTATGATGTAAAAGGACAATTAAAGAATGCAAGCGTTGATATGAAACTATAA
- a CDS encoding acyltransferase family protein produces MKFREDIQGIRAFAVLLVFLFHISPHLLSGGFIGVDIFFVISGYLISGIILHKKQKHSFKYLDFYLSRFKRIVPVFYCFLLIIFSVGAIIYLNRDMQSLRLNVFWAAIFNSNYYLSTLDTYFGATSSENPLLHTWTLAVEMQFYFILPLGLMLIKRKSNLQLFVLLLIVSLTAYSYYNSTYLNNKDGMYYSLLARIPEFLIGTLIVVNEKYLRLKIKNSNLTSLLSIVVLLFCAITFNEESNFPGILVLAPCIATSLLLLSQNSFINQKILSSKFFVHIGELSYSIYLWHWPIMAYFRYYNYDTTFTLFEILIIISLTYILSYLSYLFIEKPYRKSSTKKFLTLVSCNAALLCGLFFIIPPINKRVIKIPDNFSRPIFGLKSHAQNFEKVDFLGDTSKPYDSLLLIGDSHALVYKSVLNNIGELYKFNFRTVTNNTYPNIPGIEKKDFPDVRYYNQYLKLIQPTSIELKNAHLIIIASIWLERIHSLPGSFESLVTNLRKDQKVIILSDFPVLDKDPIRVNRNYLKDSRKKNIYDVKINMAPAWLENLKNKYKNIYFLDLDYNAFRDDIPFVNDTVMYYDRDHLNLFGTKILSQRIGKDFMNKLRQIQSK; encoded by the coding sequence TCAGGGATAATATTACATAAAAAACAAAAACATTCTTTCAAATATTTAGACTTTTATTTAAGCCGGTTTAAGCGGATTGTTCCTGTATTTTACTGTTTTTTATTGATTATTTTTAGTGTTGGAGCCATTATATATCTCAACCGAGATATGCAGTCTCTACGACTTAATGTTTTTTGGGCTGCTATTTTCAATTCTAACTATTATCTATCGACTTTAGATACTTATTTTGGCGCTACAAGTAGTGAAAATCCACTATTACATACATGGACACTGGCAGTTGAAATGCAGTTTTATTTTATATTGCCATTGGGTTTAATGTTAATTAAAAGGAAATCAAATCTTCAACTATTCGTACTCCTTCTTATAGTTAGCTTAACTGCATATTCATATTACAATAGCACATACTTAAACAATAAGGATGGAATGTATTATTCTTTATTGGCCAGGATACCTGAATTCTTAATTGGCACTTTGATTGTGGTAAATGAAAAATATTTACGTTTAAAAATAAAAAACTCAAATTTAACTTCTTTGTTAAGTATAGTAGTTTTACTTTTTTGTGCTATTACATTTAATGAAGAAAGCAATTTTCCTGGAATCCTTGTATTAGCACCATGCATAGCCACATCTTTATTATTATTATCTCAAAATAGTTTTATCAATCAGAAAATATTAAGTTCTAAATTTTTTGTTCATATTGGAGAACTTTCCTATTCTATATATTTATGGCATTGGCCTATAATGGCATACTTTCGGTATTACAACTATGATACCACTTTTACACTGTTTGAAATCCTAATTATAATATCGCTTACTTATATCCTATCCTATTTATCCTATCTTTTTATAGAAAAGCCATATAGGAAATCATCAACAAAAAAATTCTTAACCCTAGTTTCATGTAATGCAGCCCTTTTATGTGGCTTATTTTTTATTATTCCACCAATTAATAAAAGGGTAATCAAGATCCCTGATAATTTTTCCAGACCTATCTTCGGTTTGAAATCTCACGCACAGAATTTTGAGAAGGTTGATTTTTTAGGAGACACTTCTAAACCGTACGACTCTCTTTTATTAATTGGAGATAGTCATGCTTTAGTATATAAAAGTGTGTTAAATAATATAGGGGAACTTTATAAATTTAATTTTCGCACAGTAACGAATAATACCTACCCCAATATACCTGGAATTGAAAAAAAGGATTTTCCTGATGTACGTTATTATAACCAGTATCTTAAGTTGATCCAACCAACTTCAATTGAATTAAAAAATGCGCATTTAATAATAATAGCATCTATATGGCTGGAACGTATACATTCTTTACCCGGCTCATTCGAATCTTTAGTTACTAATCTTAGGAAAGATCAAAAAGTTATTATTTTAAGTGATTTTCCTGTTTTAGATAAAGATCCTATTAGAGTTAACAGGAATTATTTAAAGGATAGTAGAAAAAAGAATATTTATGACGTAAAGATTAATATGGCTCCGGCCTGGCTTGAAAATTTAAAAAATAAGTATAAAAATATCTATTTTTTAGATTTAGACTATAATGCGTTTAGAGATGATATTCCTTTTGTAAATGATACAGTAATGTATTATGATAGAGATCATTTAAATCTTTTTGGTACTAAAATTCTATCACAAAGAATTGGAAAGGATTTTATGAATAAGTTGAGACAAATACAATCAAAATAG